ACTCTTTTTCCAAATGAACGCAGATATTGGCCGCGCAACTACTGAAGAAGTTGACACTTATTATGAGCTTTTGAATAATATGATGAATGAGCTAAAGCATATGCCAAAGAAAAATCCTGACTTGCTTGTTCACATTAATGTTTCTTATGACACAATGCTCAAACGAATTCAAAAGCGTGGCCGACCATACGAACAGCTCAGTTATGACGCAACGCTTGAGGATTATTACAAACGGCTCTTACGTTATTACAAGCCATGGTACGAAAACTATGACTACTCGCCAAAAATGGAAATAAATGGCGATGAACTTGACTTTATGACGGATGAGCACGCTCGCGAAGTTGTTTTAGAGCAAATTGTTGCTAAATTAAAGGAAATGGGCAAGTTGCCTGAATCATGGGATAAGTCAACGAAAATTGAAATTGATGCCTAAAGATCTAATCGCTTTTCTACTTAAAAGTTAGAGAAGCGATTTTTTTTGCCATTTTGCAATGATAGTGCTTAATTAAGCGATATCATTTAAAAAGTCTACAGTCACATGCTTTATCAGAAAAAAACTGTGGTATGCTTGTTCTATGTAACTTTTTCAGGTAATTTTAATTTCACCTAGAATTCAACTAACTCAGCTGAGTTGTACGGCTGCTACAAAGGAGAACACAATGAACTATATTATCTCAATCATGCCTTCTCTATTTTCTGGCGCAAAAATGACGCTAATCCTCTTTATATGGACACTAGTTATCTCTATTCCTCTTGGCATCATTGTCAGCTTAGGCTTAGTCTCACACTTTAAACCATTACGCCTAGTCTTGAAATTTTATATATGGATTATGCGGGGAACGCCGCTGTTATTACAATTAATTTTTATTTTTTACGGTTTGCCAATTATTGGTATCATTTTTCAGAGATATAATGCTGCCCTTTTTGCATTTGTTTTAAACTATACCGCGTATTTTGCCGAAATTTTTCGGGGTGGTTTTCAATCTGTTCCAGCTGGGCAATATGAGAGTGCGCACGTATTGCAATTAACATACTGGCAGACTCTGCGACATATTATTATTCCGCAAGTAAGCAAAATTGTTATTCCGTCAATTGGTAACGAGGTAATTAATCTGGTAAAAGATACCTCATTAGTGTACGTTATCGGCTTAGGCGAACTGTTACGAGCTGGGAATGTGGCAACTGCACGTGACGTAACCCTTGTTCCATTGGTCTTAGTAGGCATAATTTACTTATTAATGACAGGAATTGCTTCATTTGTATTGAAAAAGATTGAACATAATTACTCTAAATGGAAATAGAGAAAAGGAACTATCATGCTTGAATTAAGAGATATTACCAAAAAATTTGGTTCCCGTGTCATCCTAAACAAATTAAACTTGACTATTCCAAACGGACAGATTTTAGCAATTGTTGGCCATTCCGGTGCAGGAAAAACAACCTTATTGCGCTGCTTAAGCGGTCTTGAAAAAATTGACTCCGGTCACTTCTTCTGGAATAAGCATGAATTTGATCCAGCCGTTCCTAACCAAAAGAGTCAAATTATTGGTGTCGTCTTTCAAAATTACGAATTATTTCCTAATTTGACCGTTAAAGACAACATTACTTTGGCACCTATATTAGTCCGCAAAGAAGACCGTAAATTAGCAGAGCAAAAAGCACAAAAATTGTTGGAGCAGCTTGACCTGATCGGTAAAGATTCACTTTACCCCTACCAACTTTCAGGCGGTCAGCAGCAACGGGTTGCTATTGCCCGCGCTCTTGCAATGGCTCCAAGGATTTTATGCTATGACGAACCAACATCTGCTCTAGACCCTGCTTTACGTACAAAAGTCGGCGAAATAATCCTTCAGTTAAAACAAGATCATGGTATGACTCAGATCATTGTTACTCATGACATGGATTTTGCCAATCAAGTTGCTGATCGTATTTTTACAGTCAAGGCTTTGGATAACGGAGAAAGCTATGAAAATGAAGACTAAACGATTTCCAGCCCTCATAATTCTAGTTTTAGCACTAGTAATGTTATCTGGGTGCAGTGGCATTTCTTTAAATAAACGAGCTAACACGGTCGATAATTGGTCTCATATTAAGCAACGAGGCTATGTTATTGTCGGTGTTGACGATACATTTGTGCCAATGGATTTCCAACAAAAAAACGGTCGGTTAACGGGTTATGATGTCGATTTGGCAAATGCTGTCTTTAAGTTATACGGCTTAAAGGTCAGTTTTCAAACAATTGACTGGTCAATGAATACAACTGAGCTGCGCAACGGTACAATTGATTTAATTTGGAATGGTTTTAGTAAAACACCGGCAAGAAAGAAAAAAGTAAGGTTTAGCAAAACCTATTTATATAGTAGTCAAGTTTTAGTTGCACTACGCCGAAATAAAATCTTTAAGCCAGCTGATATGAAACAACAAACACTCGGAGTGCAATCTGGATCATCTGGTTACAACGATGTCATGAATTATCCCCGTGTTTTTATTAACAGAATTAAAGGACACGATCCAATTCTCTACGATTCCTTCACCAATGCCTTTATTGATCTAAATGCTGGTCGTATTCAAGGTCTATTAATAGATAGCACCTACGCAAATTATTATATTTCACACGAGAAAAAACCAGAATTATTTTCTGAAGTCGACAGTCCTTTCCCCAAAGAAGAATTTGCGGTTGGAATGCGGAAAAGCGATACAACTTTATGCCGAAAAGTCAATGCAGGTCTAGAAGAGCTCGCACGAAATGGTACTTTAGACCGAATCAACCATAAATGGTTTGGCAACAAAGCACAATCACCTTTATTAAAAGCCAAGTAATATATCTATTCTAACCGATCAAGCACTTCTGCTATCCCATCATGATTGTTATCAGATGTTACATCAGTAAAATGGCGTTTTAAGTCCGTAGGTGCGTTCCCCATTATGATTGGGTGACCAACAGCTTTTAGCATTGGCTCATCATTATAATTATCGCCAAAAGCCCAGCAATTTTTTAAATCAACATTGAACTCCTCGGCTAGTATTTTAACGCCCTCACCTTTAGAAACGTCTTTAACCATTATTTCTAATAAATTAGGTGCAGATTTCACTATTACAAGCTCTGGATACTTACTGCTTAACTCCTTTTGTTCTTCAGTCAGCTGTTCAGGATTTCCTAGTAACAGCACTTTATGAACACCTTTAAGCTCTTGAATTTGCGTAATTGAGCTTGTTTTAGCCTTGACCTTTACGATTTGTTCTTCTTGCTTTATTAAATCACTATTATTTCCTGGGGAATAATACCAATCATAGCCACTATATACACTCCACGTAGTTTGATTTTGCTTTTCTTCGACATAAGTGCAGATTTCTGCTGCCTGCTTTGCTGTCATATATTTCGAACATAATGTCCGTCCCATTTCGTCTAATACGAGTGCACCATTATAAGCAATCATTGGGCAAGTTTTCATAATTTGTCCCGCTGCTGTCATAATTGCTTGGGGCATTCTAGCCGATACCGGTATAAAAACATTGCCATTAATAATTTGTCGCCGGATTGCTTCTTTAGTTTTTGCAGTTACCTCTAATTTAGAATTGATTAATGTTCCATCAATATCTGAAAATAGCAGTTTTGCCATATTTTTTGCCTCTTTATAATTTAGCTGACTTAGTTACATTTACTAATTTTACCGGTATTTGAATTACTGGGTCAATCTATGCCAAAGCTAAATTTGTTCGAAAATCTTTCCTATATTGTCATTTTTGCTTACTATAATTCGCATTTGCAATTATCTACTCGCGTGATACACTATAATAGTTGTTAGTTTATAATAAAAACACGAACATTATTTTTGTAGGAGAGATTAGATGAATTTTATCAAGAGCTATTTTCAGCTCGACAAATACAAGACTAGTGTCAAGGTGGAATTTCTAGCCGGTTTGACTACTTTTATCAGTATGTCATATATCTTATTTGTTAATCCTAGTGTCCTAGGAGCTAGTGGGATGGACAAAGGAGCAGTTTTCACTGCAACTGCGTTAGCAAGTGCATTGGGAACAGCCTTAATGGGAATAGTTGCCAATTATCCAATTGGTGAGGCTCCCGCTCTCGGAATCAATGCTTTCTTTGCCTATACAGTTTGTATCGGGATGCATGTTTCATGGGAAACAGCACTTGCAGCTGTTTTCGTTGCTTCAATTATCTTTATCCTGATTACGATGTTTAAATTAAGAGAAAAAATCATTAATGCTATTCCAGCAGATTTAAAATTTGCAATTTCTTCCGGAATTGGCCTCTTTATTGCTTTTTTGGGCATGCAAGACGGTGGCATTATTGTTGCTAATAAATCCACATTAGTTGGTCTAGGTTCTCTTCATGATCCTGCAGTTTGGATTACTATTTTTGGTCTGTTAGTAACAGTTATCCTGATGATTTTAAACGTTCCTGGTGCAATTTTCATCGGAATGGTATTAGCTGCTTTGTTTGGTGTAGCCACAGGGCAAATTGCTCTGCCAACCAAAATTATTTCAGTGGCACCAAGCATTGCGCCAACTTTTGGTCAAGCTGTCTTTCACGTTAAAGACATCAACTCACTTCAAATGTGGGTCGTAGTCTTAACCTTCTTATTAGTTACCTTCTTTGATACTGCTGGGACATTAATTGGTTTGGCTCAACAAGCTGGTTTTATGAAAAATAATAAAATGCCACGTGTCGGCAAAGCTTTGGCATCTGATTCCACTGCAATGATGGCCGGTTCTGTTTTAGGAACTTCCCCCGTCGGTGCGTTCGTAGAATCAAGTGCTGGGATTGCCGTTGGTGGTCGAACAGGTTTAACGGCTGTCTTTGTCGCTATCTTCTTCTTAATTTCAATGATTTTTAGTCCGCTATTAGGTCTGTTTAATACGCATGTTACAGCTCCAGCACTAATTATCGTTGGCGTTTTAATGGCACAAAATACTGCCCACATTCACTGGGACAAGATGGAAATTGCCGTTCCTGCTTTCTTAATCTTAATCGGTATGCCATTAACTTACTCTATTTCAGATGGGCTAGCCTTAGGCTTAATTACCTATCCAATTTGTATGCTTGCAGCTAAAAGAGGTAAGGAAATTACCCCAATGATGTGGGTACTATTCGTAGTCTTCATTATTTTTCTGGCGGTCTTAAACTTCTAAATTTGAAATATGATAAAATAAATATGTTAATTTATTATATTTTGCAATAGATTGAAAGAAGCGTCATGAAGACATTAGAAAAAATAGATTACCGGAAATTTATCTTTCCGCTTTTGTTCGGACTGGTTTTCTGGTTCACAACACCAATACGACCAGCTGGTGTGACAGTGCAAGCCTGGCATATGCTAGCAATTTTCATTGCAACAATTGTTGGCTGTATTACATTGCCAATTGCAATCAGTGGGGTTACCTTAATCGGCTTCACATTAACCATCTGCCTTGGCTTAGTACCACTTGCAGATAAAGTAGTTAACGGCAAATTGGTTGAAAAAGGGGCTATTAACGCCTTCTCCAATACCTCTGCCTGGTTAATTGTAATGGCATTTATGATTTCAAGGGGAATCGTCAAAACCGGTTTGGGTCAAAGAATCGCTTTTTACTTCGTAAAGTGGTTTGGCCACAAGTCATTAGGCTTAGGCTATGCTATCGGAGCAATTGATTTAATCGTTTCGCCGGCAACTCCTTCTAATGGTGCCAGAGCCGGTGGTGTGGTTTATCCATTAATTGAGTCATTAGCAGAAACTTATGGTTCTAAACCTAACGATCCATCAAGAAGAAAAATGGGCGCGTATTTGATTTTTACTGAGTTTCAAGTAAACGTCATCACTTCGTCCCTGTTTATGACTGCCTGCGCACCGAACTTAATTGCAGTCGCTTTAGCCGGTAAAGCTGGCGTAACACTAAGCTGGATGCCTTGGCTTACTGCAAGTATCGTTCCCGCAGCGATTTGTTTACTCGTAGTTCCTTATTTTGTTTACAAAATTTATCCGCCTGAGATTAAGGAAACACCTAATGCAAAGGAATGGGCTACTAGTAAACTTGCTGAGATGGGTAAGTTAACCTTGCCTGAGAAAATGATGGCTATTATCTTCGTAGTCACGTTAGCGCTATGGATGCTTTCAAGTACTTTAGGAATTGACGCAACTTTAATTGCCTTTATTTCTGTTGTTCTCTTATTGTTAACTGGCGTATTGACACCAAAAGATATTCTAAGTGAAACAGGAGCATGGAATATTTTAATTTGGCTGTCTATCTTAGTATTTATGGCAGAGAAACTAACTCAATTCGGCTTTATCGGTTGGATTTCAACTAGTATTTCTAGCAGCATGAAGGGCGTTAGTTGGTTAACAACTTTAATTATTTTGGCATTAGTACTGTTTTACACGCACTACTTATTTGCTAGTGCAACAGCTCACAACTCAGCAATGTTCTTGCCATTATTAACTGTTGCAATTGCTGCTGGTGCTCCAAAAGTAATGGCTGCACAATTCTTAGCATTATTCTCAGCAATTATGGGATCAACTACACATTACTCTAGTGCTGCTTCCTCTGTTTTAGCTTCTACCGGCTATGTTAAACAAAGTGAATGGTGGAAAATGAGTTTTATTTTCGGTATCTTTTATATTTTGGTCTATGGCATTATTGGCCTAGGCTGGATGAAAGTAATCGGAATGTGGTAATTAAAAAAGCAAGTCTGAAAGGGCTTGCTTTTTTATTTCCCGGGAAATAGTAATTCAAACTGGACTGTGTGTGCTACACTAGTTTAGATAGTTCATTTATAATTAATTTTTTTGGAGGAAAAATGACGACACTAGATAAAGTCTTTCATTTAAACGATGCTCATACCACTGTCAAACGTGAGTTAATTGCTGCATTAACCACTTTTGTCAGTCTCTCCTACATCCTTTTTGTTAACCCTAATATTTTACATGCAGCTGACATTGACAAGGGGGCTGCCTTCACTGTCACGGCAGTTTCCATTGCAATTGGTTGTTTTATCATGGGCCTAGTTGCCAATTATCCTATTGCACTAGCTCCCACACTCGGAAGTGCAGCATTTTTTGCATATAATGTTTGTGGTGGCATGCATATCAATTGGCAAACTGCACTAGCTGCTGTTTTGGTAGCTTCAGTCCTATTTATTTTAATTACGATTTTAAAGCTACGTGAAAAAGTGGTCGATGCTATTCCGCAAGATTTAAAATATGCTATTTCAGCCGGTATCGGTCTCTTCATCGCCTTTATTGGTTTGCAAAATGGTAAATTAATTGTCAATAGCGACTCAAACCTCGTTACTTTAGGCAAATTTAACTCTCCTGCCGTTTGGATCACTCTTTTTGGTTTAACGTTAACAGTTATTTTAATGGCAATGAATGTTCCCGGCTCAATTTTTATCGGGATGGTTGTTACGGCTATTTTTGGTATTGTTATTGGCCAAGTGGCGGTACCAAAAGCTATTGTTTCAGCAGCGCCAAGTATCGCACCTACATTTGGTCAAGCCGTCTTTCACTTAAAAGATATTAATACGCCGCAATTATTTATGGTAGTTCTAACCTTTTTATTAGTCACTTTCTTTGATACCGCCGGCACACTGATTGGTATGACCGAACAAGCTGGGATGGTTGATAAAAATGGTAAAATACCTCGTATTGGTAAAGCCTTTGTTTCTGACTCCCTAGCCATGGTTGAAGGAGCGGTTTTAGGTACTGCTCCCCTTGGAACCTCAGTGGAATCAAGTGCTGGGATTGCTATGGGCGGACGGACTGGTTTAACCGCAGTATTTGTAGGTATTTTCTTTTTAATCAGTATGATTTTTAGTCCTTTACTTGCAGTGATTCCAACTACAGTTACCGCTCCCGCTTTAATTATTGTCGGCGTGTTAATGGCGGGCAATTTAAAGAAAATTAACTGGGACAAATTTGAAATTGCCTTTCCGGCATTTCTCACTGTAATTGGTATGCCTCTGACATACAGCATTTCTGATGGTTTGGCACTAGGAATGATTGCTTACCCAATTACAATGCTCGCTTCTAAACAAGCCAAAAAAGTCTCACCGATGATGTACGCATTATTTATCGTCTTTGTCATCTTCTTTTTAGTGACAAATATGTAATCTTTTATAAGCAAAAAATACCACTTCCAACCAAGTGGTATTTTTTTATTTTGATGGTTTGCTAGCAAACCTGTGGGTATACAAAAATTGGACCTAGTAATTTAAAGACGTTTTGCAAGAAATCGAAATCTTTGTTATGTTATTATATAATAGCTTTGGCGTAAATAAAGGAGATGCAACAAATAGCCCACGATTTAAGCCTTTCGGACTATGATTATGTTAAATAAAAAACATAAAATTAAACAAGATTATAAAAAAGCACCGCTTTCTAAAGTACATTTGCGCGTCATGTTGGCAATTGCTTTAGGACAATTTACCTGTGGCTTTTCACTTGGAATAACTGGAATGGCAATGAATAATGCCAGTAATTATATCGCAATTAGTGATTTATGGACTGGACTAATTGGTGCCGGTGGTTTAATTGGCTTATCAAGTAGTGCTTTTATTGGCCGTTTGTCCGATAAGATTGGGCGCTGTGAACTGTTAATGAGCAACATGTATGTGTTGGCAATTTTATCATTACTTCACCTCACAACTACTAATCTTACCTGGACCTTTCTTATTCGAATTGGCATTGGTTTAATGATGGCAATCGACTATACAGCCGGTAATGCCCTACTGACCGAATGGTTACCTAAAGGAGAAGACAGTAAAAGGCAGAGTCATCTCTTGATTTATTGGGTTCTTGGCTTTATTGCTTCATATCTTACTGGAACCCTCGTAAACGGTTTTGGAGCTCGTACTTGGCAGATCATTTTAGCAGCTGGGGCTGTTCCGGCTACTATTACTGCACTATTTCGGACAATTTTTCCCTTACCGCCATCACCAGGTTGGCTTGCTAATAAAGGTAAAATAAAAATTGCTAATCGAGTAATTGGTAAGATATTAGGACACAAATGGGGCATTTCCAGGCATTTTAAGCGTCCGAAGGATAATGGTTCAAGTTCCTGGACTATTTTATTCAGTAAAAAATATCTACGAAGAACTATGGTTGGCGGAATCTTTTATGCCTGTCAGACTTTCGCTTTCTTTGGTATCAGTATATTTTTACCAATTTTGCTAAATGGCATGAACATAAGCAACCCACGTGTTTCAGGAAATTTATACAATATTAGTATGCTGTTAGGAATTTTTCTGGGAATCTTTCTTTTCAATCATCTCAGTCGGCGCGTATTCTTAATTAGTAACTTTTTGTTATCGACATTTTTAATCGGCCTACTAGCACTGCTGCCAAATGCGCCATCTTCATTTAAGCTTCTACTATTCTCAATTTTCTCAATTATTTTGTCATCGGGTCTGGTTTTAGATTATCCATATCCAACCGAGTTGTTTGACGATAGTGTCCAGGCTAGTGGTGTGGGCACGTGCATTACTATTAGCCGCATTGGTGCCGCAGCTGGAACCTTCTTACTTCCAGTTTTGACCGATGTTGGTGGCGTCAATTTGGCAATGCTTGTTTGCGCCTGCGTATTATTCGCCGCCTTTCTTGTCTGTTTAATTTGGGCACCAGAAACTGCACCACAATATTTAAAAAAGAACAAATAAAAAAAGCATGCTGCACTTGCTTTGATTGATATCGTTTTGAAATTGAAATCAACGCAATTAACAGCGTGCTTTTTTAGCCATCATACTTAATCCCTTGGAGTTGCCGCATTTGACTATAAACTCGGCCCCGTTGGTTTGAATCTAGTGCCAGGATCAATGAGTCTCCCGGCTTAATCACGGATTGGCCATTAGGAACGATATAATTACCATCATGATAGATTGCTTTAACCAAGGTATCTTCTGGCCACTTAACTTGGGCAATTGTTTTTTCAGCAAGTTGACTGTCCTCATAGACGGGAACAGTTAGCTGATCCTCCTTACCCGATTTTTGAATAGTAACAGATGCGCCTTGTTCGGCCATTTTTTGGGCTAATATTCCGTATATTGGCTTACCACCTAACAGTTCATCTGTAAGTAAAGCAATAAACGCAACGACTGCAAGCGGCATTAAGTGCAGAAGCGATCCTACCATTTCCGTAATCAGCATTATCGCTGTAAATGGTGCCCGAATTACCGCAGCAAAATAGCCAGCCATCGCAAAAATTATTAAGTTAATTACTAACTTGGCGGGCAAAAGATGAAGCTGAACCATCATTAGACCATAACAGGCACCAATTAAAGCACCCATGGTTAAGACGGGTAAAAAGATTCCACTTGGCAAGCCAGAGTCATATGAAATGATCGAAAATACTATTCTAATGACAAAATAAAGTACAAGTAGTTTTACCATTTGCCAATTATTAATTTTAATCATCTTTGGTAACGCCAAAATTAAGCGATTGCCTGGTCCAGTTATCAGTGGCCAAAAATAGGC
This genomic window from Lactobacillus panisapium contains:
- a CDS encoding deoxynucleoside kinase, translating into MTVIVLSGPIGAGKSSLTSILAKYLGTKPFYESVDDNPVLPLFYADPKKYAFLLQVFFLNTRFRSIKDALTDDNNVLDRSIYEDALFFQMNADIGRATTEEVDTYYELLNNMMNELKHMPKKNPDLLVHINVSYDTMLKRIQKRGRPYEQLSYDATLEDYYKRLLRYYKPWYENYDYSPKMEINGDELDFMTDEHAREVVLEQIVAKLKEMGKLPESWDKSTKIEIDA
- a CDS encoding amino acid ABC transporter permease, translated to MNYIISIMPSLFSGAKMTLILFIWTLVISIPLGIIVSLGLVSHFKPLRLVLKFYIWIMRGTPLLLQLIFIFYGLPIIGIIFQRYNAALFAFVLNYTAYFAEIFRGGFQSVPAGQYESAHVLQLTYWQTLRHIIIPQVSKIVIPSIGNEVINLVKDTSLVYVIGLGELLRAGNVATARDVTLVPLVLVGIIYLLMTGIASFVLKKIEHNYSKWK
- a CDS encoding amino acid ABC transporter ATP-binding protein is translated as MLELRDITKKFGSRVILNKLNLTIPNGQILAIVGHSGAGKTTLLRCLSGLEKIDSGHFFWNKHEFDPAVPNQKSQIIGVVFQNYELFPNLTVKDNITLAPILVRKEDRKLAEQKAQKLLEQLDLIGKDSLYPYQLSGGQQQRVAIARALAMAPRILCYDEPTSALDPALRTKVGEIILQLKQDHGMTQIIVTHDMDFANQVADRIFTVKALDNGESYENED
- a CDS encoding amino acid ABC transporter substrate-binding protein, with the translated sequence MKTKRFPALIILVLALVMLSGCSGISLNKRANTVDNWSHIKQRGYVIVGVDDTFVPMDFQQKNGRLTGYDVDLANAVFKLYGLKVSFQTIDWSMNTTELRNGTIDLIWNGFSKTPARKKKVRFSKTYLYSSQVLVALRRNKIFKPADMKQQTLGVQSGSSGYNDVMNYPRVFINRIKGHDPILYDSFTNAFIDLNAGRIQGLLIDSTYANYYISHEKKPELFSEVDSPFPKEEFAVGMRKSDTTLCRKVNAGLEELARNGTLDRINHKWFGNKAQSPLLKAK
- a CDS encoding Cof-type HAD-IIB family hydrolase, with product MAKLLFSDIDGTLINSKLEVTAKTKEAIRRQIINGNVFIPVSARMPQAIMTAAGQIMKTCPMIAYNGALVLDEMGRTLCSKYMTAKQAAEICTYVEEKQNQTTWSVYSGYDWYYSPGNNSDLIKQEEQIVKVKAKTSSITQIQELKGVHKVLLLGNPEQLTEEQKELSSKYPELVIVKSAPNLLEIMVKDVSKGEGVKILAEEFNVDLKNCWAFGDNYNDEPMLKAVGHPIIMGNAPTDLKRHFTDVTSDNNHDGIAEVLDRLE
- a CDS encoding NCS2 family permease gives rise to the protein MNFIKSYFQLDKYKTSVKVEFLAGLTTFISMSYILFVNPSVLGASGMDKGAVFTATALASALGTALMGIVANYPIGEAPALGINAFFAYTVCIGMHVSWETALAAVFVASIIFILITMFKLREKIINAIPADLKFAISSGIGLFIAFLGMQDGGIIVANKSTLVGLGSLHDPAVWITIFGLLVTVILMILNVPGAIFIGMVLAALFGVATGQIALPTKIISVAPSIAPTFGQAVFHVKDINSLQMWVVVLTFLLVTFFDTAGTLIGLAQQAGFMKNNKMPRVGKALASDSTAMMAGSVLGTSPVGAFVESSAGIAVGGRTGLTAVFVAIFFLISMIFSPLLGLFNTHVTAPALIIVGVLMAQNTAHIHWDKMEIAVPAFLILIGMPLTYSISDGLALGLITYPICMLAAKRGKEITPMMWVLFVVFIIFLAVLNF
- a CDS encoding DASS family sodium-coupled anion symporter, coding for MKTLEKIDYRKFIFPLLFGLVFWFTTPIRPAGVTVQAWHMLAIFIATIVGCITLPIAISGVTLIGFTLTICLGLVPLADKVVNGKLVEKGAINAFSNTSAWLIVMAFMISRGIVKTGLGQRIAFYFVKWFGHKSLGLGYAIGAIDLIVSPATPSNGARAGGVVYPLIESLAETYGSKPNDPSRRKMGAYLIFTEFQVNVITSSLFMTACAPNLIAVALAGKAGVTLSWMPWLTASIVPAAICLLVVPYFVYKIYPPEIKETPNAKEWATSKLAEMGKLTLPEKMMAIIFVVTLALWMLSSTLGIDATLIAFISVVLLLLTGVLTPKDILSETGAWNILIWLSILVFMAEKLTQFGFIGWISTSISSSMKGVSWLTTLIILALVLFYTHYLFASATAHNSAMFLPLLTVAIAAGAPKVMAAQFLALFSAIMGSTTHYSSAASSVLASTGYVKQSEWWKMSFIFGIFYILVYGIIGLGWMKVIGMW
- a CDS encoding NCS2 family permease, whose protein sequence is MTTLDKVFHLNDAHTTVKRELIAALTTFVSLSYILFVNPNILHAADIDKGAAFTVTAVSIAIGCFIMGLVANYPIALAPTLGSAAFFAYNVCGGMHINWQTALAAVLVASVLFILITILKLREKVVDAIPQDLKYAISAGIGLFIAFIGLQNGKLIVNSDSNLVTLGKFNSPAVWITLFGLTLTVILMAMNVPGSIFIGMVVTAIFGIVIGQVAVPKAIVSAAPSIAPTFGQAVFHLKDINTPQLFMVVLTFLLVTFFDTAGTLIGMTEQAGMVDKNGKIPRIGKAFVSDSLAMVEGAVLGTAPLGTSVESSAGIAMGGRTGLTAVFVGIFFLISMIFSPLLAVIPTTVTAPALIIVGVLMAGNLKKINWDKFEIAFPAFLTVIGMPLTYSISDGLALGMIAYPITMLASKQAKKVSPMMYALFIVFVIFFLVTNM
- a CDS encoding MFS transporter, which codes for MIMLNKKHKIKQDYKKAPLSKVHLRVMLAIALGQFTCGFSLGITGMAMNNASNYIAISDLWTGLIGAGGLIGLSSSAFIGRLSDKIGRCELLMSNMYVLAILSLLHLTTTNLTWTFLIRIGIGLMMAIDYTAGNALLTEWLPKGEDSKRQSHLLIYWVLGFIASYLTGTLVNGFGARTWQIILAAGAVPATITALFRTIFPLPPSPGWLANKGKIKIANRVIGKILGHKWGISRHFKRPKDNGSSSWTILFSKKYLRRTMVGGIFYACQTFAFFGISIFLPILLNGMNISNPRVSGNLYNISMLLGIFLGIFLFNHLSRRVFLISNFLLSTFLIGLLALLPNAPSSFKLLLFSIFSIILSSGLVLDYPYPTELFDDSVQASGVGTCITISRIGAAAGTFLLPVLTDVGGVNLAMLVCACVLFAAFLVCLIWAPETAPQYLKKNK